The following are encoded together in the Drosophila sechellia strain sech25 chromosome 3R, ASM438219v1, whole genome shotgun sequence genome:
- the LOC6616860 gene encoding calexcitin-2 — protein sequence MSISDFRKKKLLFLFNVFFDVNQSGEIDVKDFELAIERVCQLRGWQKDTPKNKETYDLMMEIWTGLRSKADKDNDGQVSVDEWCNMWDAYAKDPSSVMDWQNAYMNFMFDLEDASHDGGIDVTEFTLVCSSYGLEKTECEEAFGKMAQGQSEVTREQFAALWKEYFAAEDVNAPGNYIFGKTSF from the exons ATGTCGATCTCCGATTTCCGCAAAAAGAAGCTGCTTTTTCTGTTCAATGTGTTCTTTG ATGTGAACCAAAGCGGCGAAATCGACGTTAAGGACTTCGAGCTGGCCATCGAG CGCGTTTGCCAACTGCGCGGCTGGCAGAAGGACACGCCGAAGAACAAGGAGACCTACGACCTGATGATGGAAATCTGGACTGGACTGCGCTCCAAGGCCGACAAGGACAACGATGGACAG GTCAGCGTGGACGAGTGGTGCAACATGTGGGACGCCTATGCCAAGGATCCCAGCAGCGTGATGGACTGGCAGAATGCCTACATGAACTTCATGTTCGACCTGGAGGACGCCTCGCACGATGGAGGCATCGATGTGACCGAGTTCACGCTGGTCTGCTCCAGCTATGGCCTGGAGAAGACCGAGTGCGAGGAAGCCTTTGGGAAGATGGCTCAGGGGCAGAGCGAGGTCACCCGGGAGCAGTTCGCCGCCTTGTGGAAGGAGTACTTCGCCGCCGAGGATGTGAATGCGCCTGGCAACTACATTTTTGGAAAGACCAGTTTCTAA
- the LOC6616861 gene encoding putative peptidyl-tRNA hydrolase PTRHD1, with amino-acid sequence MNNIVQYIVVRSDLRSALSWPLGAVIAQSCHATAAVIHLNSEDADTVAYLNDLDNMHKVVLEAKDESALVKLSEKLKENEIKHKLWIEQPENIPTCIALKPYVKDTVHKYVKHLKLLKE; translated from the exons ATGAATAATATTGTGCAGTATATTGTAGTCCGCAGCGACTTGCGTTCCGCCCTTAGTTGGCCCTTGGGGGCGGTGATCGCCCAGAGTTGTCATGCCACAGCCGCCGTCATTCACCTGAATTCGGAGGACGCCGACACTGTGGCCTACTTGAACGATCTGGATAATATGCACAAAGTTGTGCTGGAG GCCAAAGATGAGAGTGCTCTGGTCAAGCTCAGCGAAAAGTTGAAGGAGAACGAGATTAAACACAAGTTGTGGATCGAACAGCCCGAAAATATCCCAACCTGCATCGCCTTGAAACCCTATGTTAAGGACACGGTTCATAAATATGTCAAGCACCTAAAGCTTTTAAAAGAGTAA